Proteins encoded in a region of the Haloarcula sp. CBA1129 genome:
- a CDS encoding glycine betaine ABC transporter substrate-binding protein: MVDERRQPWTGSRRRLLGMLATGGTATLVGCSSGGDTESSTAESGAGAAGSTDGSLSVVVSSKGYTEQLNLGYIAYELLANNTSASLVDETGFGGNAAHAEAYRAGDIHAYYDYMGSLWAAHPPRHDEANFETPDEQYEALKSEMESEHPIRILDRADWQNTWAVFIREDAIEGTGIETISDLAGYVNDGNYDIRPAFGDGFRTRSDGFDALLDYYGFDSEHVERWEAEQEFIEAASAQAAGTAVDEGYADLSFGYSTSAWLTTVEDIVYLDDDRNFWPFFHPVGVVHEDVATDAVVSALNKMPDVIPDAKTMQELNSHATEVGSQQAVVDHLKANGFI, translated from the coding sequence ATGGTAGATGAAAGACGGCAGCCGTGGACCGGAAGCCGGCGACGGTTGCTCGGAATGCTCGCGACTGGTGGAACCGCCACACTGGTTGGTTGTTCGAGCGGCGGAGACACAGAATCAAGTACAGCCGAAAGTGGAGCCGGAGCGGCCGGATCAACCGACGGCTCTCTGTCAGTTGTTGTCAGTTCGAAAGGCTACACGGAACAGTTGAATCTCGGGTACATCGCCTACGAATTGCTCGCCAACAACACGAGCGCGAGTCTCGTGGATGAAACTGGCTTCGGAGGGAACGCGGCACACGCCGAAGCGTATCGGGCCGGCGACATCCACGCGTACTACGATTACATGGGGTCGCTGTGGGCTGCGCACCCACCCCGTCACGACGAAGCCAACTTCGAGACACCCGACGAACAGTACGAGGCGTTAAAGTCCGAGATGGAATCAGAACACCCAATTCGGATTCTCGACCGCGCAGACTGGCAGAACACGTGGGCCGTATTTATCCGCGAGGACGCTATCGAAGGAACCGGTATCGAGACAATCAGCGACCTCGCCGGCTACGTCAACGACGGGAACTACGATATCCGCCCGGCATTTGGCGACGGGTTCAGGACTCGCAGTGACGGGTTCGATGCCTTGCTGGACTACTACGGGTTTGACTCCGAGCACGTGGAACGCTGGGAGGCCGAACAGGAGTTCATCGAGGCGGCGTCGGCGCAGGCAGCTGGTACGGCCGTCGACGAAGGGTATGCTGACCTCAGCTTTGGGTACAGCACCAGCGCGTGGCTCACGACTGTCGAAGACATCGTGTACCTCGATGACGACCGGAACTTCTGGCCGTTTTTCCACCCGGTCGGTGTTGTTCACGAGGACGTCGCAACGGACGCCGTGGTGTCGGCGCTGAACAAGATGCCGGACGTCATTCCTGACGCGAAGACGATGCAAGAGCTGAACAGCCATGCAACCGAGGTCGGCAGCCAGCAGGCGGTTGTTGACCACCTCAAGGCCAACGGCTTCATCTGA
- a CDS encoding thioredoxin domain-containing protein has translation MNRRRFLTLSGVGVVGAVAGCSSEADRAESVDSHPAAADLEAQPRRGELGGHVILAFEDPSCPTCRRFHENTLPDIRENIVDAGKGAYVVRTYPVIYPWGEPATQALESTFARDSEAYWALFDHYFAEQSSFDSDNVLERTATFLTEETAVDGEAVASDARERAHDDAVQADIQAAENAGLGETTPIILLFEDGEFVTKVNGSVSYDLISEALGERDG, from the coding sequence ATGAACAGACGACGCTTTCTCACACTTTCCGGGGTGGGTGTCGTCGGCGCAGTAGCGGGGTGCAGTAGCGAGGCGGACCGCGCTGAATCCGTCGATAGTCACCCGGCGGCCGCCGACCTCGAAGCCCAGCCCCGCCGTGGCGAACTGGGCGGCCACGTCATTCTGGCGTTCGAAGACCCTTCCTGTCCCACATGTCGCCGCTTCCACGAGAACACGCTACCGGATATCCGGGAGAACATCGTGGACGCGGGCAAGGGCGCGTACGTCGTCCGAACGTATCCTGTCATCTACCCGTGGGGTGAGCCGGCGACGCAGGCGCTGGAGTCGACGTTCGCCCGCGACAGCGAGGCCTATTGGGCGCTGTTCGACCACTACTTCGCCGAACAGTCGTCGTTCGACTCGGACAACGTTCTAGAGCGAACAGCGACGTTTCTCACCGAGGAAACGGCGGTAGACGGCGAGGCGGTCGCGAGCGACGCGCGGGAGCGGGCACACGACGACGCTGTTCAGGCGGATATTCAGGCGGCCGAGAACGCTGGACTGGGTGAGACGACACCGATTATTCTGCTGTTCGAAGACGGTGAGTTCGTGACGAAGGTCAACGGGAGCGTCAGTTACGACCTCATCTCGGAGGCACTGGGAGAGCGCGACGGATGA
- a CDS encoding methyl-accepting chemotaxis protein encodes MTTADDSTDPLGRLMLAVGTVPMTIEPYLPTPLRRTFSARVFLLAAMSIVGAPALAIVLFSSVTAAAVFIGFVVAVTGFLGYCEMYRAIIEINRKATAVDNGQYDIDFGADRIDEVGDTYAKLERAAASLGQNIREATEAQERAEEAREAAEEARETAEGERSEMEALSSHLELKATQYRTALDNAASGDLTARVDTDSMSDAMTAVGTAINETLAALGTAISSGQSTSTRIATGSETVLTDGQQVRDETESVADTASDIADGAATQRQQLDDATSELSDLSATVEEMASSVAEIAEQSNTAADLGRDAQRSSSEAQSAVDEIRHYSTSAASEVQQLDDIAEDMAEIVEVIDGIAEETNMLALNASIEAARAGQAGSGFAVVADEIKQLATETQAATADVEGLIGSLRSQVGTSVDAMETMEDAVDRGSNTISETITTLEDVVDATVDVNGGIQEIDRATDQQATSAQEVVRIIDDINDIAGETAADAREMATTVDQQGQTVAGMVDSVEQFADDADTLNDELSQFETTGTDGVDTPAGSGSAMSD; translated from the coding sequence ATGACAACGGCAGATGATTCGACGGATCCGCTTGGCCGACTCATGCTTGCGGTCGGCACTGTCCCGATGACAATTGAGCCGTACTTGCCAACGCCGCTCCGTCGGACATTCAGCGCTCGCGTCTTTTTGCTTGCGGCAATGTCGATTGTGGGCGCACCGGCGCTGGCTATCGTGCTGTTTTCCTCCGTGACAGCTGCCGCGGTGTTCATCGGGTTTGTCGTCGCCGTGACCGGTTTTCTGGGCTACTGTGAAATGTACCGCGCGATAATCGAGATCAACCGAAAGGCGACAGCAGTCGACAACGGCCAGTACGACATCGACTTCGGCGCCGACCGGATCGACGAGGTCGGGGACACGTACGCGAAACTCGAACGGGCCGCGGCCTCGCTCGGCCAGAACATCCGGGAGGCAACCGAAGCGCAAGAACGCGCCGAAGAAGCGCGCGAAGCAGCCGAAGAGGCCCGTGAAACCGCAGAGGGTGAGCGAAGTGAGATGGAGGCGCTGAGCAGCCACCTCGAACTGAAAGCGACACAGTACCGCACAGCGCTCGACAACGCAGCCAGCGGCGACCTGACCGCCCGTGTCGACACCGACAGCATGAGCGATGCGATGACCGCCGTCGGAACCGCGATTAACGAGACGCTTGCTGCCCTAGGGACCGCCATCAGCAGCGGCCAGTCGACCTCGACACGTATCGCCACTGGAAGTGAAACCGTGTTGACCGACGGCCAGCAGGTCCGTGACGAGACAGAGTCCGTGGCCGACACTGCATCCGACATCGCCGACGGGGCAGCAACGCAGCGCCAGCAGCTAGATGACGCGACGAGCGAACTCAGTGACCTCTCAGCTACCGTCGAGGAAATGGCGTCGTCCGTGGCCGAGATCGCAGAGCAGAGCAACACTGCCGCGGACCTCGGCCGAGACGCCCAGCGATCCTCCTCGGAAGCCCAGAGCGCCGTCGATGAAATCCGACACTACTCGACGAGCGCCGCGAGCGAGGTCCAGCAACTGGACGATATCGCCGAGGACATGGCCGAAATCGTCGAAGTCATCGACGGCATCGCCGAGGAGACGAACATGCTCGCCCTGAACGCTTCCATCGAAGCTGCCCGTGCCGGCCAAGCGGGGTCGGGCTTTGCCGTCGTCGCGGACGAAATCAAACAGCTCGCAACCGAAACGCAGGCAGCCACCGCCGACGTGGAGGGTCTCATCGGATCGTTGCGGTCTCAGGTCGGTACGTCCGTCGACGCCATGGAGACGATGGAAGACGCTGTCGACCGCGGCAGCAATACTATCTCCGAGACCATTACCACGCTTGAGGACGTGGTCGACGCCACTGTCGATGTCAACGGTGGGATTCAGGAGATCGACCGGGCGACCGACCAGCAGGCGACGAGCGCACAGGAAGTCGTGCGGATAATCGACGACATCAACGACATCGCCGGGGAGACCGCAGCCGACGCCCGTGAAATGGCTACGACGGTCGACCAGCAGGGCCAGACCGTTGCCGGGATGGTCGACTCTGTGGAGCAGTTCGCTGACGACGCCGACACGCTCAACGATGAACTCTCACAGTTCGAGACCACCGGGACCGACGGCGTGGACACGCCAGCCGGCTCCGGCTCTGCGATGAGCGACTGA
- a CDS encoding redox-regulated ATPase YchF has translation MSYKIGLVGKPSVGKSTFFNAATMNDVPEGAYPFTTIDPSMGEAYVRVDCAAPEFDHTCTPNHGYCTDGVRFVPTKLVDVAGLVPGAHEGKGLGNQFLTDLNEADVLVHVVDFTGETDLEGEPTEDHDPREDIDFLEDELDMWYLDVLEKGIERYRSGYHGEDKAIEDDLAEQMSAFKINADEIKQVVLALDLELDPDTWDDEDREALAREIRIRTKPMLIAANKMDTPAAQENWEPITEDPEYEHLTFVPVSAHAEKALKNGNEQGVLDYRPGDEDFTVTADLPEEKAAGLEQIRDFVTAFGGTGVQQALETALFEELGAIAVFPGARKPQEDGTFLQDCFVLPDGSTAEDFAYFLHTDIGDGFLHAHDVRTERQIGADTELDHRDVVEITTTN, from the coding sequence ATGAGCTACAAGATCGGACTCGTCGGCAAACCCTCTGTCGGCAAGTCCACGTTTTTCAATGCGGCGACGATGAACGACGTGCCCGAGGGCGCGTATCCGTTCACGACAATCGACCCCTCGATGGGCGAGGCGTACGTCCGCGTCGACTGTGCGGCTCCGGAGTTCGACCACACCTGTACGCCCAACCACGGCTACTGCACGGACGGCGTCCGGTTCGTCCCGACGAAACTCGTCGACGTGGCCGGCCTCGTCCCCGGCGCACACGAAGGGAAGGGGCTGGGGAACCAGTTCCTCACGGACCTCAACGAGGCCGACGTGCTCGTCCACGTCGTCGATTTCACCGGCGAGACGGACCTCGAAGGAGAACCCACCGAGGACCACGACCCGCGCGAGGACATCGACTTCCTCGAAGACGAACTGGATATGTGGTATCTCGATGTTCTGGAGAAGGGCATCGAGCGCTACCGTTCCGGGTACCACGGTGAGGACAAGGCTATCGAGGACGACCTCGCCGAGCAGATGTCGGCGTTCAAGATCAACGCCGACGAAATCAAGCAGGTCGTGCTGGCTCTGGATCTGGAACTGGACCCCGACACATGGGACGACGAGGACAGAGAGGCACTCGCTCGGGAAATCCGCATCCGGACCAAGCCGATGCTCATCGCGGCGAACAAGATGGACACCCCAGCGGCGCAAGAAAACTGGGAGCCAATCACCGAGGACCCAGAGTACGAACATCTCACGTTCGTCCCCGTCTCGGCCCACGCCGAGAAGGCGCTGAAAAACGGCAACGAGCAGGGTGTGCTCGACTATCGGCCGGGCGACGAGGACTTCACCGTGACGGCTGACCTGCCCGAGGAGAAGGCTGCGGGGCTGGAACAGATACGGGACTTCGTGACGGCGTTCGGCGGCACGGGCGTCCAGCAGGCCCTCGAAACCGCACTGTTCGAAGAACTGGGCGCTATCGCGGTGTTCCCCGGCGCTCGCAAGCCCCAAGAGGACGGGACCTTCCTGCAGGACTGTTTCGTCCTCCCCGACGGGTCGACCGCAGAGGACTTCGCGTATTTCCTGCACACCGACATCGGCGACGGATTCCTCCACGCCCACGACGTGCGAACCGAGCGGCAGATCGGTGCTGACACCGAACTCGACCACCGCGACGTGGTCGAGATTACGACAACGAACTGA
- a CDS encoding GNAT family N-acetyltransferase, with product MSFQTVIRPAESVDIADIRRVAKATWHTVYDDILGAETVEAHLKEGYAPPLLEQMIELEEVGLFVSMADDDVVAYMSCGMTDAAGFGDLDIYVHPDYWGEGIGTELLYRGEQHLHDLSVRKIRDEVLAENEIGNGFYRSHFEKVDERTTEVGGDGHPVNVYERRL from the coding sequence ATGTCGTTTCAAACCGTCATTCGGCCGGCCGAGTCGGTGGATATCGCGGACATCCGCCGGGTCGCCAAGGCGACATGGCATACCGTGTACGATGACATCCTTGGGGCAGAGACAGTGGAAGCGCATCTGAAAGAGGGGTACGCGCCGCCGCTATTGGAGCAGATGATCGAACTCGAAGAGGTCGGCCTGTTCGTTTCGATGGCCGACGATGACGTGGTGGCGTACATGAGTTGTGGGATGACGGACGCGGCCGGCTTCGGCGACCTCGACATATACGTCCACCCGGACTACTGGGGGGAAGGCATTGGGACGGAGTTACTCTACCGCGGCGAGCAGCACCTACACGACCTCTCCGTGCGGAAAATCCGCGACGAGGTGCTGGCCGAAAACGAGATCGGTAACGGGTTTTACCGGTCCCACTTCGAGAAGGTCGACGAGCGGACGACCGAGGTCGGCGGAGACGGACACCCAGTCAACGTATATGAGCGGCGACTGTAG
- the trpC gene encoding indole-3-glycerol phosphate synthase, producing MDDSEEIAPAVQSILDAARERGGGGDRVSVTPRSLPDAFDAAVDAGRTPVVAEIKPTSPTAEGERADDPVDLARQMVEGGAAALSVLTEPEHFGGSAATLEAVREAVDVPVLRKDFILHEEQLDVVEADVILLIVRFLEADGTDDLTDLLTAARERGFQVLVETHTAAEVETALDAGAEIIGVNNRDLGELAVDLGTFEGVAPDVPEGVTLIAESGIQTADDVLRMRDAGADALLIGSAIMDHGAATDVEANTRRLTHAETDAVETTTDT from the coding sequence ATGGACGACAGTGAGGAGATAGCACCAGCGGTTCAGTCGATTCTCGACGCGGCGCGGGAACGCGGTGGCGGCGGTGACCGTGTTTCGGTGACGCCCCGATCGCTGCCGGACGCCTTCGACGCGGCGGTAGACGCCGGGCGGACGCCGGTCGTCGCCGAAATCAAGCCCACGAGCCCGACCGCCGAGGGCGAACGGGCTGACGACCCGGTCGACCTCGCCCGACAGATGGTCGAGGGCGGCGCGGCGGCGCTGTCTGTCCTGACCGAACCGGAGCATTTCGGCGGGTCAGCGGCGACGCTCGAAGCGGTTCGCGAGGCCGTCGACGTGCCTGTTCTGCGGAAGGACTTCATCCTCCACGAGGAACAGCTAGATGTCGTCGAGGCCGACGTTATCCTCCTCATCGTCCGTTTTCTCGAAGCTGACGGAACGGACGACCTCACAGACCTTCTCACGGCTGCGCGCGAGCGCGGCTTTCAGGTCCTTGTGGAGACCCACACGGCTGCTGAGGTCGAGACAGCACTCGACGCAGGCGCGGAGATCATCGGCGTCAACAACCGCGACCTCGGCGAGTTAGCGGTTGACCTCGGAACGTTCGAAGGCGTCGCGCCCGACGTGCCCGAGGGCGTCACACTCATTGCTGAAAGTGGCATACAGACAGCAGACGATGTCTTGCGGATGCGCGACGCCGGTGCGGACGCCCTGCTGATCGGCTCGGCCATCATGGACCACGGCGCGGCAACGGACGTGGAAGCGAACACGCGGCGACTGACACACGCGGAAACCGATGCGGTTGAGACGACTACAGACACATGA